A stretch of DNA from Caldalkalibacillus salinus:
CTCACGGCGATCGACCAGATGATGAAGAAGTCCATTCAGACCCAGGCGAAGAAACATTACCACAAACAGGTTCTTGGATCAATTCCATGCTATGGTATAGCTTAGGTGGTATCTTACTTGTCATCGGAGCTGCTCTGTTTGTACGTACTCGGTTGCTTGGAGCTGAATAATGCATGGGCGTGAAAGGAAAGCGAATATTAACAATGATGGCGGTTATCTTTATATTTACAGGGATGATATGCATTTCGATTCCTACGTTTAGCAAGTTCATAGTGGATGCGAAACAAAAAGAACTGTCAAAAGAGTGGGAAGCCTTGCAATCCACTTATACATCCCCTCAACTCAATGATGAGGGGCGACGAGAAGCACATCATGAGTTCAACAGAGACGATACGGCAAGTGATGATATACAAGACCATCGCAAGCTCGTCAATGAAAACCAAGTGCTCGGCCAATTAGAAATTCCTAAAATTGATTTAGACGTTATGGTTAAGCCGGGGGTTGAAGAAGCCGTACTCGATCATGCGCTCGGTTGGATGACATCCACCAGTTTTCCGGGGGAAAAAGGGAATGTCGCCATTGCCGGTCATAGAAGTCACACGTATGGACAGTTTTTCCATCGCCTGGGAGAGATTGAAGAGGGAGATCAAATCACATTAAACACTCATTTTGCTACTTTCACATACGAGGTAGATGATATTTTGGTCGTTGACCCTACCGATGTATCCGTTATTGCACCGACTGACAAAGAAACGATTACCCTTATTACTTGCGAACCGCTGTATTCTAATGAATATCGTCTGATTGTTAAAGGCCATAAGACAAACATGACCTTGAAAGATGAAGCAAAAGCAGAAATTAATCCATGGTACAGGTTATAATAGACGATCAAAAAGACCAGCTGTGATCACAGCTGGTCTTTTTAGTGGCTAAAGGTGTTTAAGACAAATTCCACATCATAGGATGATTACGCATCCTACTAGTAGGGATTAACGCACACAACGGTGTGTCTTTTATATAAGTTGTATTTTTAGATGTATGTCTAAAGTCCAATTTTATTCGTATTGTGATGAACCAACCATCCCGCTCCAATGACCCCTGCATCATTGCCGAGCGTCGCCGGCGCAATGTCAATATGACCGGTAAGGTGAGGTAATCCGTACTTCTGATAAGCTTCACGGATGGGGTTAAACAGTACCTCACCTGCTTTAGACACACCGCCACCGATCACAATCTTCTCGGGGTTCAAAATAACAGCATAATTCCCTAACATGACACCTAACGCTTCTGCCGCTTGTTTAATGACGTGTCTTGCTAAGGCATCGCCATCTTCCGCTGCTTGAGCGACATCTTTGGCTTCGATGTTAGACTTGCCCTGTAACTTGGAATCTGGGTAATCACCCAAATGCTCCTTGGCTAAACGGACAATACCCGTAGCACTTGCGATCGTTTCAATACATCCAGACTTGCCACAGTTACAAGGGGCGCCACCTTCAGTAACGATCGTGTAATGCCCGATTTCACCAGCCACGCCACGATGCCCATGATAGATGTTACCGTTAAGTATGACGCCGCCTCCAACACCTGTCCCCAGTGTAATACACAGGAGGTCTTTGGTTCCTTCACCTGAACCTCTCCACATTTCACCTAATGCGGCCGTGTTTGCGTCGTTATCGAGAAAGACGGCTAGTCCCGTTTTCCCTTCTAATTCCGCTTTAAATGCAAAGTCCTTGAATCCAAGGTTAACAGCTTCATAAACGTATCCTTCTTCAACATTAACAAACCCAGGTACGCCTATCCCAACACCGTGTACTTGAGATCGATCGTAATCCATCTCACTCAAGGCCGACGTGATCAAATCATCTATCTGGTCAATAATGCCTTCCCCGCCTGCATCCTTAGCCGTAGGCGCATCAGATTTGTAGACGATTTGACCATCTGTATTTATCAGGGCGTATTTGACTGAAGTCCCACCTAAATCAATGCCTACGTACACTTGCTGACTCAATGTGCTTCATCCTTTTCCTTTTTTCTATGTCCATCATAATGATATACGATACGTGTCTACATGACTAGTCATATTCTAGGACTGACAAAAGGAAATAACTACTTAATACGTTCTTCTGTCTCTTCATCGAAGAAGTGTACTTTGTTCATGTCTAAGGCAAGTTTAAGCGTCTGCCCGTTACTGACGTCCGTTCTAGAGTCGACACGAGCAATAAATTCATTGTCATTTATGGAACTGTAGAGGTATGATTCTGCCCCCATTAATTCCGCAACATCAATATATGCATTAATGACAGACCCTGGTGAAGATTCGATAAACACCGGTTCGTCATGGATATCTTCAGGTCTGATACCCAGGACAACCTCTTTGCCCTCGTAGCCTTTTAGAAGTTTCAATTTGCCCTCTGGCACCTCTAATGTTTGTTCTCCCACTTTAAACTGATTACCGTCGAGTTTACCGTGGACAAAATTCATTGCTGGAGACCCGATAAAGCCGCCGACGAATATGTTATCAGGGGCATCATATACTTCCTTCGGTGTTCCGACCTGCTGAATGACACCGTCTTTCATAATGACGATTCTGTCCGCCATGGTCATCGCTTCAATTTGGTCGTGTGTGACATAGATAATGGTCGTCTCTAGACGTTTGTGTAATTTCGTAATTTCAGCACGCATCTGTACACGTAGTTTGGCATCGAGGTTAGACAATGGTTCATCCATAAGGAACACTTGGGGTTCACGCACAATCGCACGTCCTAATGCCACACGCTGACGCTGACCACCCGATAGCTCCTTAGGCTTACGATCTAACAGGTTTTCAATGCCCAAGATCTTTGCAGCTTGGTCCACTCTTTCTTTGATTTCATCCTTCTTAAACTTTCGTAGTTTTAGTCCGAAGGCCATATTATCGTACACGTTCATATGAGGATATAAAGCGTAGTTCTGGAATACCATAGCGATGTCACGATCTTTGGGGGCGACGTCATTCACGCGACGGTCTCCGATGTATAGGTCTCCCTCTGAAATCTCCTCAAGTCCTGCCACCATACGTAAAGTCGTTGATTTACCACAACCGGAAGGGCCGACGAAAACGATAAACTCTTTGTCATCAATATTTAAGTTAAAATCTTTTACCGCTGTTACAGTATCACTATAATGTTTGTAAATATGAGATAACTCTATGCCTGCCATTATTAGTTCCTCCTCTGTTCCCTTTTATATTATTGTAAGGGTTTACAGCACATAAAACTATTAGGCAAGTTGACAGAAAAAAAAGGTCTACTTCTTGTTCAATTTGCCCAAAGCTTGTATGGCGAGGTGAACTTTGACTGCGTCCTCAAACTTCCGGATATCCATCCCCGTTTTTTCAGTAAATTTATCCAAACGATACTGCATACTATTACGATGAATAAACAGTTGTTTAGCGGCTTCAGATATGTTTAAATTTTCTTGCAAAAATACTTGGATCGTATGAAGGAGATCTTGATCCTTGCGTGTGTCTCTCAACACTTGCTCAACAGCATATCCAGCATCTTCCTCACGAAGATGTCCCAACAAAGCATAAGTCAATAGATCTCTCATGTGAACAACGGATGTTCCCCATGAAAAAGGTAAACTGTGACGCAAGAAGCGTAGTTCTTGCTTCACCTGAGTATGAACATGACTTGGCATGGTAAAGGGTTCACCAATCGTCATTTTTGGATCGACCATCATTTCAGACATGACCGTACCTAGGAGATTCTGAACAATCTGTTGAATGTTATCCTGAACCGACTCAAAAGAAGGAATAATCCAGACGAAAGTATCGCTTTCAATACGCAGCAAATAACTCTCATCTTCGATGACACCTTTGACCCAATCTTCTAATGGACCATCTTCTTCAATTTGAGCTTCTGGTAGTATGATGTATACGAGACCAAAAAGATGGTCATGCCAACGGTCAAAGGTTCTCCACTCCTCCAACCAATACGAGGGCTCGTGTTGTATCACAGTCATCCAAAAGGATTGTTCTGTATTCCAATCTTTGTGAAGGGTGGAAGAGGCGATGTCGGACAAAGCATGGAGCAATGCCTCAGCATCTTCACTAAGTCTCGCTTTTTTAATCCCAATCCAGCCTACTTCCTCTAACCCTTCTTTTACTTGAATATAGTGATAATCACCATCTACATGTACGATGTCATCATCTGAATCGACTAGTTGTAAGTGGTTTTCCCCGTATATCCTTTTCATTTGTGCATACATCCATGTTTTTTTAATGTTGAGCATTACTTATCCACCCTGTGTCAATTGCTGGCGTTCTTTCTTAAGAATCATTTTAGCCGTTTGATAGTCTCTCAAATCGATCATCCCAAACTGATACAATTCATTAAATTCTTCCTCTATCAGGTCTAAGTCGGCTTCTTTATCCTTGGTATAAATGAAAGTTCCGAAAGTCCTAAGGTAAGCCTGTAGATCACCTATATGTGTGAAGCTTGTCCCTTCTACGTTCATGTGACCATCCACTTCCTTATTTATTTTACATCCTATTATAGCATTTTTATTAAACCGTAACAGACAATTAAAAGTCCGGGAATATGAGGATAAATTAATTTCAGTCGCCAATTTGTCAGCCTTCTATTTCCAAAAGCCATACCACAGATAATACTCCCTAATAGCAATAATGAGATCGTCATAGCTAAACCAAAGCCACCATCCTCATTCTGACCGTAATGGAAGCCTAGTAGACCTACGTCCAGGGTTATAGTCAAGCCGAACAAAAGCAGGTCTTGTTGACCTGGATAAATGGGTTTTTTCACAACAATAGCCACACCGATGGCAATTAATATGAGACTCACGAACACTTCAAAAAAACGGTAGGAGAAATATTCCTTTGCTAAATGTCCGATGAACGAACTGGCTAAGCTGACCATGAAGAGAAGAACAATGAGAGCTGCTAGATGATACCAAGCGACAAACACTTTTCTCGTGTATAGACCAAAACCTACAATGGCACCTAGGGCTACCGTAAACATCGATAACATCACCCACTTGAGAATTTCCATACGATTCTCCCTCCATCATAAAGAATATATGACTGGATGAAGTGTTTCATGCAAATATTTGTCCCAAGTGAAATGTGTACTTATAGAAATGGTGCTCAATAACAAAAAGAAGTGCCCCATGTATCACTAAGGCCCTTCTTTTTCGTGAAAAGACAATGTATTATGATGACAAGAGATAAGTATAGAGTACGACCGCTGTGTTAACCAAAGCGTCCTGATGTGTGCGTTCATGAGCGTGAGAAGCATCAATCCCCGGGCCAATGAGGCCATGAACAATATCGTGCCCTGAACGGATGGCGGCACTCGCATCAGAGCCGTAATAAGGGTAGATATCCACTTTATAGTACGCCTCTACCTGCTGTGCACAATCGATGAGTTTGTTTCTTAACTTAAGGTTGTAGGGACCACTCGCATCCTTGGCACATATCGATGCACAGAATTCATCCGTTTGCTGTCCATCTCCTATCGCACCCATATCAACAGCTAGGTATTCGAAAGTTTGTGGCGTAATATTTGAGTTTCCGCCATAACCAATTTCTTCGTTGTTGCTGATGAGGAAGTGCGTCGTATAAGGTAGTTGTACCCCTTCTTGTTTGATGTTTTTCATAAGCTGTAGCAAGATGGCCACACTCGCTTTATCATCTAAATGACGAGACTTAATAAAACCACTGTCGGTTACTTCAAACCGTGGGTCAAAGGAGACAAAATCTCCAACCTCTATCCCTAAATGACGGACGTCTGCCTCTGATTTAACTCGTGCATCGATCCGTACTTCCATGTTCTGCTCTGTACGCTCTTCATTCTCTCGATAGACGTGCACGGAAGCCTTAGTATGTAATATGGTACCCGTGTAAGTTTCACCTGAAAGCGTTTGAATTTGGCAGTACTCGCCCTCAATGGCATTCCACCTAAAGCCACCTATTAAGGTTAGCTTCAATCGGCCGTTGGATTTGATCTCTTTTACCATTGCCCCTAGGGTATCAACATGTGCTGTGAGCATGCGATGAGCCTGATTATTCTCACCTTGTATTGTTGCGATTAGTCCCCCTTTTCTATTTAAAGTATAAGGGATTTGCAGCTCTTCTAGATAAGTGGCTACATACTGTATGACTTGTTCTGTGTTTCCCGACGGACTGGGAATCTTCACTAACTGTTCCAAAGTTTCAATCATGTCATTGACACGAAGCTCTTTTTTTATATCCATATGACCCCTCCTAAGTTTTCTTTCTATCATACCATCTTGCATAAATGTTGTCCTTTCTCGCATATAAGTATAGTAACCAAGAATGATGCTAGAGGGATGATGTTTATGGAGAGGCACAAAAAAAGATGGCTCGTTGCTTTGCTACTGGCTTGTTTTGGTGTCACTGTATACACAAGCTATGCCCTTTTATTTGAAGACGAAGCACTCACCCCTCCGTCCATCCTTAAGCATCATAAGCCCCAGCTAGAATTTCATCCGATTGACGCTGACGTGCAATTTATCGACGCCTATACCCGTGTCATTCTGGACAGTCGAGAAGGCAGCTCACATACACTCACGGTTCATGTCACCTCAGAAACGTCAATCCCGACCACCATTAGACAGGATGTGGCCCTCGTCTATGCTAACGGTGTACTGGCTGACCGTGTCTATGGAGGTGAAAAGGAGACCGCTTTTTTAAGTCAAGATATGTATATTCAAGGCCAAGGATCGACGCGTTATGATGTCATTACCTTTCACCATGCTGAAATAGAAAAAGAAGACGATAGCATGACAAGTCAACAAACACTCAGTCAAGACCG
This window harbors:
- a CDS encoding class D sortase; this encodes MMAVIFIFTGMICISIPTFSKFIVDAKQKELSKEWEALQSTYTSPQLNDEGRREAHHEFNRDDTASDDIQDHRKLVNENQVLGQLEIPKIDLDVMVKPGVEEAVLDHALGWMTSTSFPGEKGNVAIAGHRSHTYGQFFHRLGEIEEGDQITLNTHFATFTYEVDDILVVDPTDVSVIAPTDKETITLITCEPLYSNEYRLIVKGHKTNMTLKDEAKAEINPWYRL
- a CDS encoding ROK family glucokinase, which translates into the protein MSQQVYVGIDLGGTSVKYALINTDGQIVYKSDAPTAKDAGGEGIIDQIDDLITSALSEMDYDRSQVHGVGIGVPGFVNVEEGYVYEAVNLGFKDFAFKAELEGKTGLAVFLDNDANTAALGEMWRGSGEGTKDLLCITLGTGVGGGVILNGNIYHGHRGVAGEIGHYTIVTEGGAPCNCGKSGCIETIASATGIVRLAKEHLGDYPDSKLQGKSNIEAKDVAQAAEDGDALARHVIKQAAEALGVMLGNYAVILNPEKIVIGGGVSKAGEVLFNPIREAYQKYGLPHLTGHIDIAPATLGNDAGVIGAGWLVHHNTNKIGL
- a CDS encoding ABC transporter ATP-binding protein; translation: MAGIELSHIYKHYSDTVTAVKDFNLNIDDKEFIVFVGPSGCGKSTTLRMVAGLEEISEGDLYIGDRRVNDVAPKDRDIAMVFQNYALYPHMNVYDNMAFGLKLRKFKKDEIKERVDQAAKILGIENLLDRKPKELSGGQRQRVALGRAIVREPQVFLMDEPLSNLDAKLRVQMRAEITKLHKRLETTIIYVTHDQIEAMTMADRIVIMKDGVIQQVGTPKEVYDAPDNIFVGGFIGSPAMNFVHGKLDGNQFKVGEQTLEVPEGKLKLLKGYEGKEVVLGIRPEDIHDEPVFIESSPGSVINAYIDVAELMGAESYLYSSINDNEFIARVDSRTDVSNGQTLKLALDMNKVHFFDEETEERIK
- a CDS encoding PucR family transcriptional regulator is translated as MLNIKKTWMYAQMKRIYGENHLQLVDSDDDIVHVDGDYHYIQVKEGLEEVGWIGIKKARLSEDAEALLHALSDIASSTLHKDWNTEQSFWMTVIQHEPSYWLEEWRTFDRWHDHLFGLVYIILPEAQIEEDGPLEDWVKGVIEDESYLLRIESDTFVWIIPSFESVQDNIQQIVQNLLGTVMSEMMVDPKMTIGEPFTMPSHVHTQVKQELRFLRHSLPFSWGTSVVHMRDLLTYALLGHLREEDAGYAVEQVLRDTRKDQDLLHTIQVFLQENLNISEAAKQLFIHRNSMQYRLDKFTEKTGMDIRKFEDAVKVHLAIQALGKLNKK
- a CDS encoding YqgQ family protein, with translation MNVEGTSFTHIGDLQAYLRTFGTFIYTKDKEADLDLIEEEFNELYQFGMIDLRDYQTAKMILKKERQQLTQGG
- a CDS encoding M42 family metallopeptidase, producing the protein MDIKKELRVNDMIETLEQLVKIPSPSGNTEQVIQYVATYLEELQIPYTLNRKGGLIATIQGENNQAHRMLTAHVDTLGAMVKEIKSNGRLKLTLIGGFRWNAIEGEYCQIQTLSGETYTGTILHTKASVHVYRENEERTEQNMEVRIDARVKSEADVRHLGIEVGDFVSFDPRFEVTDSGFIKSRHLDDKASVAILLQLMKNIKQEGVQLPYTTHFLISNNEEIGYGGNSNITPQTFEYLAVDMGAIGDGQQTDEFCASICAKDASGPYNLKLRNKLIDCAQQVEAYYKVDIYPYYGSDASAAIRSGHDIVHGLIGPGIDASHAHERTHQDALVNTAVVLYTYLLSS